The following nucleotide sequence is from Streptomyces leeuwenhoekii.
ACCTGCGGTCCGCCGACTTCCTCGACGTCGAGCGCTACCCGTACATCGACTTCGTCAGCTCCCGGTTCGTCTTCCAGGGCGGCTCGAAGTGGACCCTGCACGGCACGCTCACCATGCACGGCACCAGCCGCTCCGTCGGACTCGACACGACGTACCTCGGCACGGTGAACGGCGGTTACGATCAGGAGCTGCGCTGCGCGGCCCTGGCCAAGACCGAACTGCACCGCGAGGACTTCACGCTCAACTGGCGCTCGATGCTGGCGCGCGGCATCGCGGTCGTCGGGCCGACCGTCCAGCTCGAGCTGGACGTCCAGGCGATGTACCACACCCACGACACCCCCACCCCGCCGGAGTAGGCGGACCGGCCGGAGCCGTCCGGCCCTTCTCCCGGGACCGGCCGCGCCGTCCCGGGGTCCCGGCCGGGACCCCGGGACGGCGCGGCCGTCGGGCTGTCAGCAGCCGATGGGGGCGGAGGAGACGGCCACGTCGTCGAACCACAGGGTGTCGTCGCCCGTCCCGTAGCTCTCCCAGCCCAGCCGCAGCGCGGTGGGCCGGGGCGGAGTGGTGCGGACGAGCCACTGCTGGTCGATGTCCTGGGTGGGGACACCGTCGGCGTGCAGGCCCGCGATCCGCTCGTCACCGAGCCAGGTGTCGAGCTTGGGGGCGCTCGTGTCGATCGCGAACCGCAGGCACTGCCAGACCCCGGTCGGCAGCGGCTTGCTCAGGGCCACCCCGGCCGGGCTCTGGGCGGGCAGGGTGGCGTCGTCGCTCTCCCGGTTCCACTGCAGGGCGCCGTTCTGGCCCCCCACGCGCAGGCTCCGCCCGCCCTGGGAGGCGTCGGGCAGGGAGACGAAGGTGACGTGGGCGGCGGGGAGCGGGGTGGTGTGCCGCACCCACATGCGCACGTACATCACCGGTCCGACCGAGGACAGGTCCGCGGTGGCGGCGACGAAGGCGTGGTTGCAGTACCCGGCCCGGCCGTCCACCCGCAGCGACCTGCTGCCGCTGTGCGCGACCGCGGTGTCGACGGCGGCCGTGCCGGTGCCCTGGCAGTCGGGCGCGGTGAACCGCCAGGCGCCGGACGGGGCCGGGCCGGTCTGGTCCTCGAAGTCCGAGCAGATCACCGCGCCGCCGCACTCCGCGCCGGGCGGCGGGGTCGTCGTCGGGGGCGGAGTCGTGGGCGGCGGAGTCGTCGGGGGCGGGGTGGTGGGCGGCGGGGTCGTCGGGGACGGGGTGCCGCCACCGCCGCAGGACACGCCGT
It contains:
- a CDS encoding cellulose-binding domain-containing protein; the encoded protein is MVLTVVALLASGFTAMSASGAESGCRVDYTVNKWTGGYTAQIKVTNLGPALNGWRLTWTYTGDQRVTSAWNATVTQTGTSVVAADAGWNGALATGGTAEFGLQGTWRTADPAPSDFALNGVSCGGGGTPSPTTPPPTTPPPTTPPPTTPPPTTTPPPGAECGGAVICSDFEDQTGPAPSGAWRFTAPDCQGTGTAAVDTAVAHSGSRSLRVDGRAGYCNHAFVAATADLSSVGPVMYVRMWVRHTTPLPAAHVTFVSLPDASQGGRSLRVGGQNGALQWNRESDDATLPAQSPAGVALSKPLPTGVWQCLRFAIDTSAPKLDTWLGDERIAGLHADGVPTQDIDQQWLVRTTPPRPTALRLGWESYGTGDDTLWFDDVAVSSAPIGC